In the Streptomyces sp. SJL17-4 genome, GCCGGGGCGAAAGGCCGCGTCTGGTCCTCCGACACCCGGCCGACCAAGGCGCAAATCTACTGGCGAACTGCTGACGGCAGCTACCGCGTGGTCGGTGAACGGCCGTCGGACGGCTCCGCGGTGGAACCGACCGTGGAGGACGGATACCTCCAGCTCCTGGGCACGGCCGCGAGGGTCGGGTCATGAAGAAGCCACTCGCCGCGCTGATCACGACCGAATTCGTGCTCGCACTGCGCAGTCCTCTGCTGTGGGCGCTCGCGCTGGTCACCGTCATCGGACGCATCATCACCACCTGGCAGACCATGCCCAACTGGTCGGTCCAGACCGTGGACACCGCCACCTCCGCGGTCGTGGTCGGCGCCGGCGGGATGCTGGCGGCCAACCTGGCGATCCTGCGCGATGCACGCGCCGAGGCCGTAGAGCTGATGGAGCCGCTGCCCGTACGGCCACGGACCCGCACCCTGGCGGTCCTCATCGCCTACCCCCTCGCCGGTGGGTTCGTGGCCGCGCTGGCCATGGGCATCCAGCTCGGCAGCCTGCTGGTGAGCAGCCGCCCCGCCGGGCACTTCGACGCCGGGGAGCTGGCCGCCGGAGTGCTCCTGGTCGCCCTGATGACGACTCTGGGAATCGCCGCCGGCCGGTGGGTCCCGAGCCTGATCGCGGCTCCGATCGGGATCCTGCTGTTCTTCTGGACGCTGATGCAGTTCCCCCGGATCTGGCTCCTGCCCCAGGTCCCCGACCTCAAGCTGGCTGTCGATCCTGTCCGCCCGCCTGCCTGGCACCTGGTCTACGTCGTCGGGCTGGTTCTGCTCGCCGGGTCCGTCGCCCTGCTCCGGCACGGTCGGCGTCCTGCCTCCGTCGTCGTGACCGCGGGCGGCATGGCGGTCGTGCTCGCGGCTGGTGCGCTGACCCTCAACTCCCCGGCGGCGGAAGCTGCCGCGCGCGTCGGTGACCTCCGCCAGTCCACCGAATCCGTCACTACTGGCGCCGACGACTGCCGTAAGCCGGCCGATACCACGTACTGCGCGTTCCCCGGGTACGCCGAGTGGATTCCCCTGTGGCAGGACGCGGTCGAACCTGTGGTGGCGGCGGTCCCGGAAGGCGCGCGCGAGCAGCTGCCCGGCATCGTCCAGCGCGCCCCCACCGGGGTCCTCGATCCTGCGGTCGCCGACAAGAACATCCTGACGACGACGTCCTGGGGGCGCAACGGAGCGGAACGCGATTCCCGGCGGGCGCTGGCCGCGCAGATGGCCGCAGCCGCCAGCGGCTTCCCATGGGGAAGCCGGCGCGGCGGGGGCCCACAGGGCTGCGACGCCCGAGGGCAGGCGCGCACCGTCGTGGCCCTGTGGCTGATCGGCCAGGTGGAGCGGCCGGTCGCTGCCACGACCACGCGTACATCCATTCGTACGGGCGACGGCAAGCAGAAGGCGATGGAGGTGCCGCGCTCCGACCTCGGATCCGTGGACTTCGGCCCCTCCGAACTTGCCTATGCGAAGCAGCTGTTGGAGCAGTCCGGGGCCCGCGAACGAATCTGGGCGAACTGGACCGTACTGACTGCTCCCACCACAACCGTCGATCAGGCGCTGCCATTGCTGGATCTGGACCGGGCCGCCGCCGAGACGCCGAAGGGATCGCCATGCGAGTGATCCGTACCTCCGGCCAGCTGCTCGGACCGCTGATCCGGGCGGTCGACTGGACTCCCGTGGCAGCGGTGGCCACGGTCTCGGTCGGCCTCGCGCTGGCCACGACCCCGGGCTCCCCGGTGGAGCCTGACAACGCAGCGATCACGCTGAGGATGGCCGGGGTGCTCCTTGGCGCTGCCGCCGGCTTCGCGCTGGTGGACACCGCCTCCGCCACGACGATGGTGGTTCCGGTACCGCGCTGGCTGCGGCAGTGGCTCCGGCTGTTGCTCGTGGCCGCCCCCATCGCCGCCGTCTGGGCGGGCACGTTCCTCATCCTGTCGGTCCGGCTCGCCGAAGGCGCGGAGCTGGCAGCCCCCGGGCTGGCGACGGAGGCGACAGTCTGTCTGCTGACAGGACTCGCCTGCACCGCGTTCGTCGTGCGGCAGAGGCCCGAGCGGCTCGCCGCGGTGATCGGGGCAGCGGTGCTCCTGGGCCTCGCCGTCATCACGCTGCCTTGGTTCGAAGCGGTCTGGCCGTATCCCGGCAGCCCTCGGTGGGACGAGGTGCATCAGGTCTGGCTGGCCGTGCTGCCCGTCCCTCTGGTGGGGCTGTTCCTCGCGCACAGGGAGGTACCTCGATGACGGTGTCCGCCATAGTCGTCGGTTGCCAGGTGTTCATCGGCGTGGTCTTCCTCACCTCCTTCATCGGAATGGTCCGGACGCGCGAGCGGTACGCGGACTTCGTGAAGGCGGCGGGAGAGCCGGCAGCCGGGTTGCCGGCGAAAGCCCTCACGTGCCGCAGAGGGCCGAGAACGAGAATTCCATGAGCGTTGTCCTGAGGCTTTTCCGAATCCATCCCAGGGAAATGGAGGCCGCCGGCACCGAGAGGGTTCTGGCAGACGTACCCCTGAAGTCAGACGAGGAGCGGTTCGCCGCAGCGCAGGACGCCGGGGTTCTCCTCGACCTCTCCCAAGAGTGGGAAGTGGTGCATGCGGCATTCACGGGAGGGTCGCCGGACACCCATGCGGCCGGATACCAGCCCGTCCTCGGAGGCGCGTTCCTGGGGCGTACCGAGACAGAGGTCCTGGTCGTTCTGCGGCCCGACGACGTACGCAGGGTGTCGGACCACCTCGCCACTGTCGATCCGGAGCGCCGGGTGAACGACAGTCTCGACGCGATGGAGTCCGCGTTCGGAGACGAGATCGGGGAGAAGTTCGCGCGCTATCTCGCGACAGTCCTCCGTGACGTCGCGTCTTTCTACGCGGTAGCCGCGTCGAACGGCGACGTCGTGGTGAAGATCGCGTATTCCTGAACGTGACGTCCTCCGGCGCCGGTCGCCGACCTGCGCATCGAGATTGACGTACTCCCATCAACCTTCGCCCCCGGGCGCGCTTGCCGCTGGACTACTCGGTGACCAGTCTTCACATCGTGGACCGCGTGGTGGACGGGCTGCGACGGACGACCAACGACCCTTCCGCCGTCAGGCAAGCCCACCGATGCGGTCGCGCACGAAGGCGAGCTGGGTCCGTTCGTGCACCCGGCCGCCGCCCTCGTGGCCGTTGAAGGGGTACACCTCGACCGCCTTGTCCGCGGCGTACCGGTGGTAGGCCGTGAAGGAGGTGGAGGGCGGGCAGATCGGGTCCATCAGGGCGATCGAGAAGAGCGCGGGCGCGTCCGCGCGGGCCGCGAAGTGCACGGCGTCGAAGTACGACAGGGTGGTGAAGGTCTGCTCGACCCGGTCGCGGTGGAGGGCGAGGTACTGGGCGATCTCCGTGTACGGCGGCTCCGGGGCGATCTCGGCGCCGCGCCGGATGTGGCAGAGGAACGGCACGTCCGGCATCACTCCGGCCAGGCCGGGGACGAGCCCGGCGACGGCGAGCGCGATGCCGCCGCCCTGGCTGAATCCGGTGACGACGATCCGCTCCGGGGCGACCATCGGCAGTGCGCGAGCCGCCTCGGTCCAACGCACGGCGTCGGTGAACAGCCGCCGGTAGTAGTGCGCTTCGGGGGCGTGGAGGCCGCGGGTGAGGAAGCCGGGGACGGTGCCGCCGGGGCCGGCGGCGGGGTCGGCGGTGTCTCCGGGGGCCGCGGACCAGCCCTGGCCCCGGGTGTCCATGAGGAAGTGGGCGTATCCGGCCGCCGGGTACAGCAGGTTCTCGTGGGGCAGGCCGCGACCGCGTCCGTATCCGAGGAACTCGACGACGCACCCCAGCGGCCCGGTCGCGCCGGTCGGAACGCGCAGCCAGCCGCGCACCTGCTGGCCGTCGAAACCGGCGATCGTCACGTCGTACGTGTCGATCAGCGTCAGGCCGTTGTCGACCCGGCGAAGGTCCGGAGCCACGGTCGCGGGCGCGGCGAGCGTACGGGTCCAGAAGTCGTCGAAGTCCGCCGGGGCGGGTAGGTCGGGCCGGTACGTCAGGCAGTCGTCCAGGGACAGGTCGGTGAGCGGCACGAAACGCCTCCGGATGGCAGGGAGAACAAGAGGTCTGATGTCTTATGTCCCGGGACTGTAAGGATCCCCCGGCCGACCGGTCAAGGAGGGGCCTACGCGACTGCGCCCGCCCGGTTCGGCCCGGGCGGGCGCAGTCGCGTCGGTGTGGGGACGTGGGGTGGGGGGTCAGGACCCGGCGTCGGGCGCCTTGCTTCGGGCCTCGGCGAGCCGCCGCCGCACCGGCGCGTAGTGGTCGGCGACGGCGGCGACGAACGCGGCCGGGTCGCCGGCCCGTGCCGCCTCGACGATCCGGCGGTGCACGTCCACCGTCACCTTCTCGTCCTCGATGGTCATGAGGTTGAGGTGCGGCGAGACGATCGAGTAGACGTCCCAGAACGCGAGCGTCAGTTGGCTGATCAGCTCGTTGCCGAGGGGCTCGACCAGCAGCGCGTGGAAGGCGCGGTCCGAGGCCACGAAGCCGTCGCCGCCGCCCGCTCCCTGCCGGTCCATCTCGGCGACCAGGCCGTCGAGCGTGTCGAGGTGCCGCGGGCTCAGCGCGCGGACGATCCGCTCGGCGTTGCCCCGCTCGAAGAGCTCTCTGACGTCGACGAGGTCGGCGTACACCTGGAAGTCGTCGTCCGGGCTCAGCATGCCGCGGAAGGTCATGGATTCGACGAGCGCCGAAAGGCTCAGTCGGCCCACATACGTGCCGTGGCCGTGACGCACCTCGACGATGTCCAGGGCGGCCAGGGTCTTCACTGCCTCACGGACGCTGGAACGGCTCGCGCCCAGCGCGATGCACAGCTCCGCCTCGGTGGGCAGAGGATCCCCCGGGCGCATGCGCTTCTCGAGGATGTAGCGCTTGATTTCCTCCGTGACCTCTTTGCGGAGCGTCGTGCGCCCCTGACGCACTTCCGAAATCTCAGGACTGGCCACCTATTGACCCCTCTCCCTCGTCCAGCTACGTTCACACGCTATCAAGGAGTCGGACATCAGACGTCCGACTTTGCTTCTTCCGAGTGAACGTCGTCCTAGGAGGACCCCGTGTCGCAGCGGACGCCCGCAAGATTCCCTCGCCGCAGTTTCCTGCGCTACGCCGGCGCCATCGGCACGGCGGCCGTTCTGACCGGCACCCTCGCCGCGTGCGGCGGTCCCGCCTCCACGGGTTCCGCGACCGGATCGGGCGGCAACAGCAGCACGATCGAGGCCGGCATCTCGTACGCGCTGTCCACGGGATTCGACCCGATGACGGCGTCCGGTGCCACCCCCGTCGCCGCGAACACGCATGTCTTCGAAGGCCTCGCCGACCTCGACCCGGCCACCCTGGTCGCGCGCCCCGCGCTGGCCACCGCCCTGCCGACGCAGGTCGACGCGACCACCTACCGGGCGACCCTGCGCGCCGGCGCCACCTTCCACGACGGCTCCCCGGTGACCGCCGAGGACGTGGTCTTCAGCTTCGAGCGCATCCTCGACCCGAAGAACGCCTCACTCATGGCGCAGTTCCTGCCGTTCCTCGACAAGGTGAAGGCGGTCGACGCCAAGACGGTCGAGTTCAAGCTCAAGTACGCCTTCGACCTGTTCCCCTCCCGGGTCACCGTCGCCAAGATCGTCCCGAAGAAGCTGGTGCTGGCCGACCCCAAGGGCTTCGACGCCAAGCCGGTCGGCTCCGGTCCGTACCGCCTGGTCTCCGCCACCAAGGAAGACAAGATCGTCTTCGAGGCGTACGACAAGTACAACGGCCGCAACAAGGCCAAGGCCAAGACCATGACCTGGCGGCTCATGTCGGACCCTGCCGCCCGGGTGAGCGCCCTGGAGTCCGGCCGCGTCCAGGCCATCGAGGACGTGCCCTACATCGATGCCAAGCGCCTGTCCGAGAAGGTCACCGTCGACTCGGTGCAGTCCTTCGGCCAGCTCTTCATGATGTTCAACACCCGGCAGAAGCCCTTCGACGACAAGCGCGTCCGCCAGGCCCTGCACTACGCGCTCGACGTCGACAAGATCATCAACACCGCGATGATGGGCAACGGCACCGCCGCGCAGGGCTACCTCCAGACGACCCACCCCGACTTCCACAAGGCCTCCACGGTCTACACCTACGACCCGGTCAAGGCGAAGAAGCTCCTCGCCGAGGCCGGCGTGAACAACCTCTCGATCGAACTGCTCACCACCGACACCGGCTGGGTCAAGGACATCGCCCCGCTGATCAAGGAGAGCCTCGACGCGGTCGGTGTGAAGACGACGCTCGACATCGGCCAGGCATCCGCCCAGTACGCGAAGGTCGACGAGGGGCAGTTCCAGGTCCTCGTCGCGCCGGGTGACCCCTCGGTCTTCGGCAACGACCCCGACCTGCTGATGCGCTGGTTCTACGACGGCACCTGGCCGACCAAGCGGTTCCGCTGGGACGGCAGCGCCCCGGACAAGCAGGTCCGCGGGCTCCTCGACCAGGCCGCCCGCAGCTCCGACGAAGCCGAACGCAAGCGGCTGTGGGGACAGGTCACCGACATCATCGCCGACGAGGCCCCGATCTACCCGATCCTGCACCGCAAGCTGCCCACCGCCTGGAACGACAAGGCGCTGCCCGGGTTCAGCGCGCTGCCCACCACCGGCATGTCGTTCCTGAACGTCGGCCGTTCCTGACCGGGCCCGGGCCGGCCCGCCCCGTGTCCCGGGGCCGGCCCGGGTTCCCCTCCAACCGCTAGGAACCGAACGATGGTTGTCTTCCTCCGGCTCGCATTGCGCCGCATCGCGATCATGCCGGTGATGATCCTCGGCATCACCCTGCTGGTCTTCGTGGTGCTGCAGTTCTCCCCCGCCGACCCCGCGTTCAACGCGCTCGGCGACGGCGCCACCCCCGAGGCCCGCGCCGCGTTCGCCGAGGAGCACGGGCTCAACGACCCACTGCCCCTGCGATACATGGACTTCCTCGGACAGCTGCTGCAGGGCGACCTCGGTGTCACCATGCCGCCGAGTCAGCCGGTCGCCGACCGGATCGCGATCGCGCTGCCCGTCACCATGCAGCTCACCGCCCTCGGCCTCGTCCTCGCGATCGTCCTCGCCGTCGCCATGGGCGTCACCGGCGCCGTGCAGCGCGACCGCTGGCCCGACCAGGTCACCCGGGTGCTGTCGATGGCCGGTATCGCGATCCCCTCGTTCTGGCTCGGGGTCGTCCTCATCCAGCAGTTCGCCCTGAACACCCCCGTCTTCCCGACGGGCGGCTACGTCAATCCGGCCGAATCCTTCTCCGGATGGCTGCAGGCCATGGCCCTGCCCGCGATCTCCCTGGCCATCCCCGTCGCCGCGTCGCTCGCCCGACTCATCCGGACCTCGATGGTCGCCGAGCTCGACCGCGACTACGTCCGCACCGCGACCGGCAACGGCCTTCCCCGGGCCCTGGTGATCCGCGGGGTCCTGCGCAACGCCCTGGTCACCCCGCTGACGGTGCTCGGCATCAAGGTCGGCTACCTGCTCAGCGGCGCCGTCGTCATCGAGACGATCTTCGACCTGCCCGGTATGGGCAAGCTCATCCTCGAAGGAGTCACCGGAGGCGACACGGCCCTCGTCCAGGGCACCGTGCTCACCATCGCCCTCGCGTTCCTGGTCGTCAACGTCATCGTCGACCTCCTGTACCTGCTGGTCAACCCCCGTATCAGGACGGTGTGACGCATGTTCACCGGTCGCCTCGCCCAGAGGCTCTCCCGTCCCGGCATCCGCTTCCGAGCACTGCCGGTCACCTCCCGCATCGCCGTCGGCATCCTGCTGCTCGTCCTCGCGGCCGCCGTCCTCGCGCCGCTGTTCGCCGCCGACCCGCTGGCCACCGGCGCGCCGGTCCAGGGGCCCGGCGCGGAGCACTGGTTCGGCACCGACCGCGTCGGGCGCGACGTCTTCTCCCGGGTCGTGTACGGCGCCCGCTACTCGCTCCTCATCGGCCTCGGCGCCACCGCCCTCGCGGTCGTCGGCGGAGCGCTCCTCGGCGCACTGGCCGCCACCTCCCGCAAGCTCGGCGACGAGTCCGTGATGCGCACCCTCGACGTCGTCATGTCCTTCCCCCCGATCGCGCTGGCCGCCGTCCTCGTGGCCGTCTTCGGTCCCAGCGTCCCCGTCATCATCGGCACCATCGCCTTCGTCTACGTGCCGTCCCTGGCCCGGGTCGTCCGCGCCAACGTCCTCTCCCAGTACGGCGAGGACTACGTGGCCGCAGAGCAGGTCATCGGTGCCCGCCGCGGCCACATCGTGCTGAGGCACGTCGCCGTCAACTGCGCCGCACCCGTGATGGTCTTCGCCACCGTCCTGGTCGCCGAGGCGATCACCTTCGAGGCGAGCCTGTCCTTCATCGGCGCCGGCGTGCAGGACCCCGACCCCAGCTGGGGCAACGTCCTGGCGTACGGACGCCAGATCCTGCTCTCCGGCGGCTGGTGGGCCACCTTCTTCCCCGGCGTGGTCCTGCTGATCACCGTCCTCGCGCTGAACATCCTCTCCGAGGGACTCACCGACGCCTCCGCCGCCCCGAAGACGGCCCGCACGGAGGACGGGAACACCAAGCGAGAGGCCGGCCGCCCGGCGGCGGAGCCCGGGGCGCGCGAGGAGATCGACGCCGCGCTCGCCCGGCTCGCCGAGGTCGTCCGCACCACTCCGCCGACCGCCCGGCCCGTGGCCGGCGACGCCGACGAGCTGCTCGTCGTCAAGGACCTCGCCATCCGCTTCCCGGACCGGTACGGCGACGTGAAGGTCGTCGACGGCATCTCCTTCACCGTCCGCGAGGGCGAGACCCTCGGTCTCGTCGGCGAGTCCGGCTGCGGCAAGTCCATCTCCAGCCTCGCCGTCATGGGTCTGCTGGCCCGCAACGCCGAGGTCTCCGGCAGCATCGAGTACCGCGGCCGGAACCTGCTCACCATGGACCGCAAGGAGCGGCAGGCGCTCGCCGGGCCCGAGATCGCGATGGTCTACCAGGACGCCATGTCGTCCCTCAACCCGTCGATCCTCGTGGGCAAGCAGCTGAGCCAGCTCACCTCGCGCGGCGGCACCCGCACCCCGGCCGAGCTCCTGGAGCTCGTCGGCCTCGACCCGAAGCGCACGCTCCGCAGCTACCCGCACGAACTGTCCGGCGGCCAGCGCCAGCGCGTCCTCATCGCCATGGCGCTCTCCCGCAGCCCCCGGCTGCTCATCGCCGACGAGCCGACCACGGCCCTGGACGTCACCGTCCAGGCGCAGGTGGTGGAACTCCTCGTCCGGCTCCGCGACGAACTCGGCTTCGCCATGGTCCTGGTCTCCCACGACCTCGCGCTCGTCGGTGACCTCTCCCACCGGGTCGCGGTCATGTACGCCGGTCAGCTCGCCGAGGTGGGCGACACCCGGTCGGTCCTCCAGGCTCCCTCGCACCACTACAGCCGAGGTCTGCTCGGCTCGGTCGTCTCCCTGGAGGGGGGCGCGGACCGGCTCCACCAGATCCACGGCGTGGTCCCCGCCCCGAAGCGGTTCGGCGCCGGCTGCCGGTTCGCCTCGCGCTGTGACGCGGTCACGGAGCTGTGCCGTACGACGCCGCCGGAACCGACCGCGTCCGCCGGCCGGACCCACGAGTACGCCTGCCATCACCCGGCGGCGATCGCCGACCTTCAGAAGGAGGCGGTCCGATGATCCGCCTGGAGAACATCCACGTCCGGCACAAGGCCCGCGGCGGCGGACTGTTCCGCCACGACTCGGTCCACGCCCTGACCGATGCCTCATTGGAGGTCGCCCAGGGCGAGATCGTCGGCCTGGTCGGCGAGTCCGGCTGCGGCAAGTCGACCCTCGCGCGCGTGCTCACCGGCCTCCAGAAGCCCACCGAAGGCACGGTGCACTTCCGTGGCGAGGACCTGTGGCGGATGCCCGCCGCCCGCCGTCGCAAGGAGTTCGGTTCCTCGGTCGGCGTGGTCTTCCAGGATGCCTCGACCGCGCTCAACCCCCGCATGTCCGTGGGCCGCATCCTCCGCGACCCGCTCGACGTCCACAAGCGCGGCACCGAGCAGCAGCGCGAGGAGCGCGTCGAGGAACTCCTCGACCTCGTCGGCCTCCCCGGACACACCCTGCGCGCCCTCCCCGGGCAGCTGTCCGGCGGTCAACGCCAGCGCGTCGCGATCGCGCGGGCGCTCGCCCTGGAGCCCGACGTCATCGTGGCCGACGAGCCGACCTCCGCCCTCGACGTCTCCGTCCGCGCCCAGGTCCTCAACCTGCTCGTCGACCTGCGCGCCCGGCTCGGCCTCGGCATGGTGTTCATCTCGCACGACATCCAGACCGTGCGCCACCTCTCCGACCGCCTCGCCGTCCTGTACCTGGGGCGCATCGTCGAGGAGGGCCCGGCCCGCGCGGTGTCGGCCGCCCCCGCTCACCCGTACACCGAGGCCCTGTTCTCCGCGACACCGAGCCTGCTGGAGCACACCGAGCGGATCATCCTGACCGGCCCGGTGCCCTCGGCGGTCAACCCGCCCAGCGGCTGCCCGTTCCGTACCCGTTGCTGGAAGGCGGACGACGACTGCGCGACCGGCTTCCCGGCCGCGGGAAGCACGGCGGACGGCCACAGCTGGCACTGCGTCCACCCCTTGACGGGCGGCGCCCCCTCTTCTTCCCTCCCCCGTTCCACATCCCCCGCACACATCGCCAGGAGCACGTCGTGAACGCCCGTACCCCCCGCTTCACCGGAGTCATCCCGCCCGTGGTCACCCCCCTGACCGCCGACGGCGAGATCGACACCGCCTCCCTGGAGCGGCTCGTCGGCTTCCTCGTCGAAGGAGGGGTGACCGGCCTCTTCGCCCTCGGCAGCTCCGGCGAGACCGCGTACCTCACCGACACCCAGAAGGACGTCGTCGTCGACACGATCGTCGGCGCCACCGCCGGTCAGGTCCCCGTCGTCGTCGGCACGATCGAGCAGACCACCAACCGCGCCATCGAGCGGGCCAAGGCCGCACTCAAGAGCGGGGCGGACGCCGTCGTCGCCACCGCCCCCTTCTACACCCGCACCCACGAGACCGAGATCGACCGGCACTTCCG is a window encoding:
- a CDS encoding ABC transporter permease; protein product: MVVFLRLALRRIAIMPVMILGITLLVFVVLQFSPADPAFNALGDGATPEARAAFAEEHGLNDPLPLRYMDFLGQLLQGDLGVTMPPSQPVADRIAIALPVTMQLTALGLVLAIVLAVAMGVTGAVQRDRWPDQVTRVLSMAGIAIPSFWLGVVLIQQFALNTPVFPTGGYVNPAESFSGWLQAMALPAISLAIPVAASLARLIRTSMVAELDRDYVRTATGNGLPRALVIRGVLRNALVTPLTVLGIKVGYLLSGAVVIETIFDLPGMGKLILEGVTGGDTALVQGTVLTIALAFLVVNVIVDLLYLLVNPRIRTV
- a CDS encoding dipeptide/oligopeptide/nickel ABC transporter permease/ATP-binding protein, whose product is MFTGRLAQRLSRPGIRFRALPVTSRIAVGILLLVLAAAVLAPLFAADPLATGAPVQGPGAEHWFGTDRVGRDVFSRVVYGARYSLLIGLGATALAVVGGALLGALAATSRKLGDESVMRTLDVVMSFPPIALAAVLVAVFGPSVPVIIGTIAFVYVPSLARVVRANVLSQYGEDYVAAEQVIGARRGHIVLRHVAVNCAAPVMVFATVLVAEAITFEASLSFIGAGVQDPDPSWGNVLAYGRQILLSGGWWATFFPGVVLLITVLALNILSEGLTDASAAPKTARTEDGNTKREAGRPAAEPGAREEIDAALARLAEVVRTTPPTARPVAGDADELLVVKDLAIRFPDRYGDVKVVDGISFTVREGETLGLVGESGCGKSISSLAVMGLLARNAEVSGSIEYRGRNLLTMDRKERQALAGPEIAMVYQDAMSSLNPSILVGKQLSQLTSRGGTRTPAELLELVGLDPKRTLRSYPHELSGGQRQRVLIAMALSRSPRLLIADEPTTALDVTVQAQVVELLVRLRDELGFAMVLVSHDLALVGDLSHRVAVMYAGQLAEVGDTRSVLQAPSHHYSRGLLGSVVSLEGGADRLHQIHGVVPAPKRFGAGCRFASRCDAVTELCRTTPPEPTASAGRTHEYACHHPAAIADLQKEAVR
- a CDS encoding DUF1877 family protein; this translates as MSVVLRLFRIHPREMEAAGTERVLADVPLKSDEERFAAAQDAGVLLDLSQEWEVVHAAFTGGSPDTHAAGYQPVLGGAFLGRTETEVLVVLRPDDVRRVSDHLATVDPERRVNDSLDAMESAFGDEIGEKFARYLATVLRDVASFYAVAASNGDVVVKIAYS
- a CDS encoding FadR/GntR family transcriptional regulator, producing the protein MSEVRQGRTTLRKEVTEEIKRYILEKRMRPGDPLPTEAELCIALGASRSSVREAVKTLAALDIVEVRHGHGTYVGRLSLSALVESMTFRGMLSPDDDFQVYADLVDVRELFERGNAERIVRALSPRHLDTLDGLVAEMDRQGAGGGDGFVASDRAFHALLVEPLGNELISQLTLAFWDVYSIVSPHLNLMTIEDEKVTVDVHRRIVEAARAGDPAAFVAAVADHYAPVRRRLAEARSKAPDAGS
- a CDS encoding acetylxylan esterase, with product MPLTDLSLDDCLTYRPDLPAPADFDDFWTRTLAAPATVAPDLRRVDNGLTLIDTYDVTIAGFDGQQVRGWLRVPTGATGPLGCVVEFLGYGRGRGLPHENLLYPAAGYAHFLMDTRGQGWSAAPGDTADPAAGPGGTVPGFLTRGLHAPEAHYYRRLFTDAVRWTEAARALPMVAPERIVVTGFSQGGGIALAVAGLVPGLAGVMPDVPFLCHIRRGAEIAPEPPYTEIAQYLALHRDRVEQTFTTLSYFDAVHFAARADAPALFSIALMDPICPPSTSFTAYHRYAADKAVEVYPFNGHEGGGRVHERTQLAFVRDRIGGLA
- a CDS encoding ABC transporter substrate-binding protein: MSQRTPARFPRRSFLRYAGAIGTAAVLTGTLAACGGPASTGSATGSGGNSSTIEAGISYALSTGFDPMTASGATPVAANTHVFEGLADLDPATLVARPALATALPTQVDATTYRATLRAGATFHDGSPVTAEDVVFSFERILDPKNASLMAQFLPFLDKVKAVDAKTVEFKLKYAFDLFPSRVTVAKIVPKKLVLADPKGFDAKPVGSGPYRLVSATKEDKIVFEAYDKYNGRNKAKAKTMTWRLMSDPAARVSALESGRVQAIEDVPYIDAKRLSEKVTVDSVQSFGQLFMMFNTRQKPFDDKRVRQALHYALDVDKIINTAMMGNGTAAQGYLQTTHPDFHKASTVYTYDPVKAKKLLAEAGVNNLSIELLTTDTGWVKDIAPLIKESLDAVGVKTTLDIGQASAQYAKVDEGQFQVLVAPGDPSVFGNDPDLLMRWFYDGTWPTKRFRWDGSAPDKQVRGLLDQAARSSDEAERKRLWGQVTDIIADEAPIYPILHRKLPTAWNDKALPGFSALPTTGMSFLNVGRS
- a CDS encoding ABC transporter ATP-binding protein, whose amino-acid sequence is MIRLENIHVRHKARGGGLFRHDSVHALTDASLEVAQGEIVGLVGESGCGKSTLARVLTGLQKPTEGTVHFRGEDLWRMPAARRRKEFGSSVGVVFQDASTALNPRMSVGRILRDPLDVHKRGTEQQREERVEELLDLVGLPGHTLRALPGQLSGGQRQRVAIARALALEPDVIVADEPTSALDVSVRAQVLNLLVDLRARLGLGMVFISHDIQTVRHLSDRLAVLYLGRIVEEGPARAVSAAPAHPYTEALFSATPSLLEHTERIILTGPVPSAVNPPSGCPFRTRCWKADDDCATGFPAAGSTADGHSWHCVHPLTGGAPSSSLPRSTSPAHIARSTS